The Staphylococcus saprophyticus subsp. saprophyticus ATCC 15305 = NCTC 7292 genome contains the following window.
TGGATCGAGCATCAGATGGCATGTACTTGTACCGATAACAGGCGTGAATTCACCTTGTTCAATTGCGCCGACACCGAGTACACCGGAGTGCGCATCAATGATATACGGAGAAATTTGTACTTGTTCTGTAAGGCCCCATAGATTTTGATAATATGGGCTCAAACTACCAGCGCTTTCACCGATATTGACTACGGGTGATTCGCATTTTGTTTTAACAATTTCTGGTAATTCCTGATCGATAGCTTCAAAAAAGGAATAATTGAAGCCATCTGTTTCGTTATAAAAGCCTTTAAATCCAATGCCACAATTAGAGCGAATATTTTTATCAGTTAATAAACTGACTAAATAATCTCCAGCTTCCATGATATAGGCACTACGTTCTAAAACTTCTGGTGCTTTGTTTTTAACTTCTAATATTTTAGGAATCATCCATTCACTGTTTACGTTATGACCATAAAAATTTAACCAGGATGGGTTTACCTTATCACTTACTTGTTTCATGTAGGTTGCTTCATCTTGAGCGCCATGATGCTTCCACAGTTTCACATAAGCATGCGGTTGATCTTCTAAATCTGGATGTAAATGTAAAGGTTTGAAGTCATCATCTAAGAACACGATGGTACAACTGGTGAAATCTATACCAATGCCAATGATGGACTTAGGATCAACTTGACTATCTTTTAAGACGTACTGAACGCCTTCCTCCAATATAGAAGTGTAGTCTGCTGCATGTTGTAAAAAATAATTGTGCGGTAATTCGGTACCATTTAATGATTCTGAAATGGTGCCATGTGGATATTCTTTTATATATGTAGAAATAATTTCACCATTTGTTGTATCTACTAAAAATACGCGCCCTGAAGCGGTACCATAGTCGATGCCGATACTATATGTCATGATTGCATTGCCCCCTAATCAGTTTGTGGAATAAGCCTAGAGACTTCATTTATCTTTATGATAGTGCTTACATATTATAATGTAAAGTTAAGATCATTGTGATATTGGATTATTGAGAAATACAGTCTTATTAATATAAATATGTGTGATTTATTTAAAAATGTATATTTCAAAAGACAAATGGTATCATCAGAGTAGAGGATTTATATAAGAAGGGTGGCGAAATCGTATGTCATTAATAATTGACCATGTAACAAAAAAGTATAAAAATTTTACTGCTGTAAACGATATGTCACTTTCCTTAGAAAAAGGAAAGATGCTAGGATTTTTAGGAAGAAATGGCGCTGGGAAAACAACCACATTTAGAATGATATTAGGATTGACACCCATTACAAAGGGAAGCATCACATATAATGATAAAGTAATCGATCGCTCGTTATATAATCGTATTGGTTATTTACCAGAAGAACGTGGCTTACATCCTAAGATGAAAGTAGAAGACGAATTACGTTATTTAGCTACATTAAAAGGCATGGCATCTAAAGATATTACAAAAGCAATTGATTACTGGTTAAAACGATTTGATATTACAGAAAATAGAGAAAAGAAAATCGAATCACTTTCTAAAGGGAATCAACAGAAAATTCAATTACTAGCAAGTATGCTACATGATCCTGAGTTGCTTATTCTTGATGAACCATTTAGTGGTTTGGATCCAGTGAATGTTGAATTGCTAAAGTCGGCGGTTCAAGACTTAAACAATGCAGGTACGACAATTATATATAGCTCTCATAGAATGGAACATGTTGAGGAACTATGCGATAACGTATGTATTTTAAATAAGGGAGAGCTTGTTGTATCGGGTCCAATTGATGAAGTGAAAACGAATCATGGCAACAAACGTGTAGTCATTGAAACAGATCACGAAATGCCAGAAATTGATAAAGTAGATGGCGTCCTAGAGGTAGACAGAAATAAGAGAGAGATTAAAGTAATGATAGAGACAGAATCCGTCGCAGAACAAATTTATGACATAGTGAAACAATATGGCTTTGTGAAACGATTCCAGGTAGTAGAACCTTCACTAAATGAAATATTTATAGACAAAGTAGGTGACGTTAATGGATAAATTTTTAGCAACATTTTCACTGACGTACAAGAACAAAGTCAAGACGAAATCATTTATGATTTTTACTGGATTGGTTATTGTCTTAATGCTCTTAGCATCTAATATGAATAAGATTATTGATTTGTTTGATGATGGTCCTGATAAAGTCGGTGTTGTTTCATCTGACAATGAAATTTATAAAGTAATAAAAAGTCAAGGTGATCAACTGGACGAGGGGGCTACATTTAAAAAAGTTTCAGAGAAGCAAGCTAAAACGCAAGTTCAAAACGAAAAATTAGATAAAGCATACATTATCAAAATGACAGATGATAATAAACTTTCTGGAAAAATTTTAAGTAAAGATACAGTTTCAGAACAACAAAAACAAAAATTAAAAGCTTCTTTATCAACAATTCAAACACAACTCGTCGCAGCGAACTTGAATTTGTCCCAAGGGGAACTGAAACAATTGCAATCACAAAGTAAAGTTACGTCAGAAGTCATTGCTGATAAAGCAAGCAATTCAAATTTAAGTGAAGCGCAAAAAGGCTTTAACACAATAATGGTATACGCAGGACTGATGTTGATATTCTTTATTGTCTTTAATTATGCAAGTCAAGTAGCGATGGAAATTGCTACAGAAAAAACGTCACGCGTTATCGAAATGATTATTACGAGTGTGAGTCCAGTCACACATATTTTAGCTAAGATTTCCGGTGTGATTGCTGTGGCATTTACACAGATTATCATATTTGTAGCGGCAGGCTTAATATGTTTCTTCGTATTTGATATAAGTGATATGTTGAAAGGATTTAAAATTGAACCAAACGAGTTAACGATGCAAATATCTATTGTAGGTATCGTTTCACTAATTATTGGTATCCTTTCATATATTATATTAGCAGCTATTTTGGGATCCATTACGGCACGTATTGAAGATATCAACCAAGCGTTGATGCCGATGACACTATTCAGTATGATTGCATTTTATATCTCGTTATTCAGTGTGATGAATCCAGATACAATGCTTACAAAAATCACTAGTTTTATCCCGCTATTGTCTCCGTTCGTAATGTTTGTACGTTCAGCGTCACCTGATGTTGCAGTTTGGGAGATTGTTGTGAGTGTTATTTTATCCATTATTACCATTTTTATTTTATTATGGATTGCTGTAAGAAGTTACAAAAATACGATTTTGAGTTTTGATAAAGGCTTTATGAATGCAATGAAACGTATTTTTAAAAGAAGTTAAACGCATGAATACCTAATAGAGTGAGATAGAAAATTATTTTTTCTAAGCAAATGGCGTTGCGTGATCTCTAGATAACATGACTAGATTGTGAAATGGGCTGAGGCATGATAGACGTCTTAGCTCGTTTTTTTGTTATTAATTCATATAATTATTGATTGGAAGATGATGAATTTGTTGGGAATTAGGTAAAAATAGAAAAATGTATAACAATTTTCTATATAGTTTGATAGAATTTATGATTAGTATAGATAAATATTTGAATAAATTGTTACAATATAAGTGAGTAATATGAAGATATAAAAAATGATTGAATGTATTCAAATGTTACATAATTATTTTTAATTAAACATCTAAGCATATTTTATGATTGAGGGACCATAAATATATGTTTTAGAGATCATTTGTGTGCACCAATTCAGTGTTTTAATGATGAAATTATGATTATCTTATATTCGTAAACGAAATCTATATTAGATAATTGCCTTCATACTTGTTCAAAACCCCTTGAATCAAGTATAACGAAGGCGACATTTATGATTGAATTTTATTCATGGAAAAACCTATTATTAAAGTGTAGGTTTGAAAGGGAGTCATTAATGATGTTTGCAAAAGTAGAAAGTCAAAGCAATGGTATCGATTTGATTAAAATTGATAATGAAGAAACAAAAATTGTTTTTACAAATTATGGTGCGAGAATTGTATCGTGGAAATACGACGATAATAATATTGTACTGGGTAATGTCGTTGAAGCAGATGAGTTTTATGAATCGAATCCTTATAATTTTGGTGCAACCGTAGGTCGATATGGCGGAAGAATTGCAAATGCAACATTTGAGTTAGATAGTAAAAAATATGAGTTAGATGCCAATAATGGTGTACATAATATTCATGGTGGACCCAATGGTATAGACAAACGTTTCTTTGATTATAAAATTGAAGAACAAGTCGGACAAGTGAAGGTTATTTTTACTACTACAATTCAAAGTGCAGATGATCACTTTCCAGGTGATATTGATTTAGAAGTGATTCACACTTATAATGTCGACCATAAGTGGACGATAGAATAT
Protein-coding sequences here:
- a CDS encoding ribulokinase produces the protein MTYSIGIDYGTASGRVFLVDTTNGEIISTYIKEYPHGTISESLNGTELPHNYFLQHAADYTSILEEGVQYVLKDSQVDPKSIIGIGIDFTSCTIVFLDDDFKPLHLHPDLEDQPHAYVKLWKHHGAQDEATYMKQVSDKVNPSWLNFYGHNVNSEWMIPKILEVKNKAPEVLERSAYIMEAGDYLVSLLTDKNIRSNCGIGFKGFYNETDGFNYSFFEAIDQELPEIVKTKCESPVVNIGESAGSLSPYYQNLWGLTEQVQISPYIIDAHSGVLGVGAIEQGEFTPVIGTSTCHLMLDPKQEPIPAITGSVKDAIIPGLYAYEAGQAAVGDLFNYSASLAPKSYVDQAEKQGLSILGYLEKLAADISIDKQHVTVLDWHNGNRSILSDSKLTGSIFGLTLQTPFEMIHKAYLESTAFGTKMIMQQFENNHIPVETVYAAGGIPIKSELLVDIYANVLNKEVVVIDSSNATALGAAMLGANVGGAYPTLKETVKHMKQPVYYRKQPEAKKVKQYALLFDRYKALHDLLGKEYPQLSYIN
- a CDS encoding ABC transporter ATP-binding protein, which codes for MSLIIDHVTKKYKNFTAVNDMSLSLEKGKMLGFLGRNGAGKTTTFRMILGLTPITKGSITYNDKVIDRSLYNRIGYLPEERGLHPKMKVEDELRYLATLKGMASKDITKAIDYWLKRFDITENREKKIESLSKGNQQKIQLLASMLHDPELLILDEPFSGLDPVNVELLKSAVQDLNNAGTTIIYSSHRMEHVEELCDNVCILNKGELVVSGPIDEVKTNHGNKRVVIETDHEMPEIDKVDGVLEVDRNKREIKVMIETESVAEQIYDIVKQYGFVKRFQVVEPSLNEIFIDKVGDVNG
- a CDS encoding ABC transporter permease gives rise to the protein MDKFLATFSLTYKNKVKTKSFMIFTGLVIVLMLLASNMNKIIDLFDDGPDKVGVVSSDNEIYKVIKSQGDQLDEGATFKKVSEKQAKTQVQNEKLDKAYIIKMTDDNKLSGKILSKDTVSEQQKQKLKASLSTIQTQLVAANLNLSQGELKQLQSQSKVTSEVIADKASNSNLSEAQKGFNTIMVYAGLMLIFFIVFNYASQVAMEIATEKTSRVIEMIITSVSPVTHILAKISGVIAVAFTQIIIFVAAGLICFFVFDISDMLKGFKIEPNELTMQISIVGIVSLIIGILSYIILAAILGSITARIEDINQALMPMTLFSMIAFYISLFSVMNPDTMLTKITSFIPLLSPFVMFVRSASPDVAVWEIVVSVILSIITIFILLWIAVRSYKNTILSFDKGFMNAMKRIFKRS